Proteins encoded in a region of the Alosa sapidissima isolate fAloSap1 chromosome 19, fAloSap1.pri, whole genome shotgun sequence genome:
- the ttc6 gene encoding uncharacterized protein ttc6 isoform X3 gives MPSKKVILKPYDELRMKREVEVLLKKSKMEYQQIKAKRLQEKSRPTSLTLPSDCCHWQGSDQLPVTSEGADHASPKPLEPQSLMSPGFMEFRADLLPSPPSSVLLPDKQMSVSPSQESPPQSTGEERASKNPLVNAPDSPVVFKPAIAQLAGTTKAVSMSQRPQPPPKPRSERPPTEAKVRKTHIRSVQALAPGTRVAKAYTSQHLFQRDSLTLSSDNLSESNSSDDSGSGQSARAHREVKRRKRRRARPARSPESDKTPLGQKTKGPIIPHSVKSATELLEEARNIAGREVESQEEAAAKTLVRTCRRTVDEIIVSLQSGTVAFSASGNMIKELMKQVLGDDYFADNEEESSTYEANDVGKSDRPTPPAEPLGSHVKYSPSSPPVVCGPIQRSPTRTFTSSHIVPMGVFKMDGIPEQPDLKLTEDVSMDGLEAKGETFPLMRRPPRVPLFPSNIQGLAHLATWAPKTDTEEYKTIHHLCTTPASQVLPVELQLVSRVCHTSSQLNAIPQTLQQRAALKHSSEQLDAHRIVSQGIPLEALLDTEQEDCVSHLDPENSLALSDWKRIAEYYVERPRILMHGHATPMCEREMKMFWSPAPPKFGCAPIFLKDKLFPKYQAARSGLYGDEFLCELEDLAEAPSGSLHAVEQHGTSVENVLCQKSNSMVELRADESTQPEGSTTAQLQRPRSAPLLSTGTEDPAGLRIRADFSPITAELEGMRQHRQPQATRETQQQQQQQLQQQQQARDPPPAQAQAQAQQAEASQRSDKKAEETLGSAPHLVQAQNHHLGARGRVLLDARRGKASKAGRKLRPAKLAEVLSELKEKPRTLLRSESVGHLPQRGLCRGQSGSLLRWPSLPTQLDFQSFASERGGIAPEVAAREWVRDIWDAWFDELFPPLAESDKHGAAIGGDQTESPEEETRELEKEDLSLKLADRDAVADLQAKVEALSQAMAQQTAASAFDMCRRGALYKKLGLLNQALEDLDQAISLEPGLLNAYWHRHSIYLLRNDHSSALQDLNFIIKHNKKHADAFQSRAEIFSATGQHFLAIINYTHAIRCRPGDDEMYFRRAQMYMQTDEIVLAMEDYVKTHIMNPKRTDALMIHGQHYFRNSNLLVALTDFTSVLRQEPGNAKARTCRGQIYAKLGQFYNAVEDFSLAVHLNPNDWLAFYHRGCLLRKRQPETALRDLSTSVLINDGQENFSALLHRGLVYCDLKLWKQALADFEAVVKLDSSRAIAHVNLGLIYMLKMDQHHEAIQMFTNALKVNPTYYRAYICRAKAFHIVGNLKRALKDLTCATHIKPDAQQLYILRAQYLCDMGLFSLATRCIQYAAEMNQALGTSPLQQAAVQSFLGNNDKAIACLTHAVGESRLPVIILQGKTQMKASLFPEAVESFKKALLILEGQQVMSSEAAQIYHLMGMCYMAQDLLHQACDAFSNAVKINPDYAEAYHQRGLCRMRLNQSKSVQDLNRALSLNPNFFQVYLSRATFYGSRGRYSKAILNCNEAIKVQPNSVRAYLYRGAFKYFLKVYQGAVEDLTTVIKLANTCSFAYYNRAVCYHQMKEYELALRDYSIVLLLPEQREISLKVLINRGLLYVELNDHHNALADFIKASERKPKDSAIHHALGVYHHRLGQLKEAVEAYTEAMRLSPFSLDAYVGRGSVYMDYGHAQANKQAQRDFLSALHLNPLCLNARICLGYNFQVFGCFQKAWNQFTIALEISPSSWAAYEGRAVVSLQMGNLYAAFQDISKALRHNPLHDQLLTNRGVISQYLGDKSTAMKDYQKAICVNPSYSLAYFNAANLYFFNRQFEQD, from the exons ATGCCCAGTAAAAAGGTAATACTGAAGCCCTATGATGAGCTGAGGATGAAGAGGGAAGTAGAAGTGCTTCTCAAGAAGTCCAAGATGGAATACCAGCAAATTAAGGCCAAGCGGTTGCAAgaaaaaagtaggcctaccagcCTTACCTTACCTTCCGACTGCTGTCATTGGCAGGGGTCAGACCAGTTACCTGTGACCTCCGAAGGTGCAGACCATGCCTCACCGAAACCACTGGAACCGCAGAGTCTTATGTCACCTGGTTTTATGGAGTTCAGAGCGGATCTTTTGCCATCTCCGCcatcctctgttctcctccctGATAAGCAAATGTCAGTCTCACCCAGTCAAGAGAGCCCGCCTCAGAGCACTGGTGAGGAGAGGGCATCTAAAAACCCACTTGTGAATGCTCCTGACAGCCCTGTTGTCTTCAAGCCAGCTATAGCTCAGCTCGCCGGCACCACCAAAGCGGTGTCCATGTCACAGAGGCCGCAGCCTCCACCTAAACCCCGATCAGAGAGGCCCCCGACAGAGGCCAAGGTGCGCAAGACGCACATCCGCTCTGTGCAGGCACTTGCCCCCGGGACCAGGGTGGCAAAGGCATACACGTCACAGCACCTGTTCCAGCGAGACAGCCTCACACTGAGCTCTGATAACTTAAGTGAGAGCAACAGCAGTGATGATTCAGGCTCAGGTCAGTCCGCCAGAGCCCACCGCGAGgtgaagaggaggaaaagaaggagAGCACGACCTGCACGTTCACCAGAGTCGGACAAAACACCCCTAGGCCAGAAGACAAAAGGACCCATTATCCCCCACAGTGTGAAATCTGCCACAGAGCTTTTGGAGGAGGCCAGGAACATCGCTGGCAGAGAGGTTGAAAGTCAGGAGGAGGCTGCAGCCAAAACTTTGGTGAGGACATGCCGCCGGACAGTCGACGAAATCATAGTCTCCTTACAGAGTGGGACCGTTGCCTTCTCTGCCTCTGGTAATATGATCAAGGAGCTGATGAAACAGGTGCTCGGGGATGACTACTTTGCGGACAATGAG gAAGAATCATCAACATATGAAGCAAATGACGTGGGAAAGAGTGACAGACCCACACCTCCTGCAGAGCCATTG GGTTCTCATGTGAAGTATAGCCCTAGTTCACCACCAGTGGTGTGTGGGCCAATCCAGAGGAGTCCCACTAGAACCTTCACCTCATCTCACATTGTGCCCATGGGAGTCTTCAAGATGGATGGCATACCTGAGCAGCCTGATTTGAAACTCACAGAG GATGTCAGCATGGATGGATTAGAAGCTAAAGGAGAGACCTTTCCACTGATGAGGAGGCCTCCAAGGGTTCCATTGTTCCCCAGCAACATTCAGGGCCTCGCTCATTTGGCAACCTGGGCTCCAAaaacaga CACGGAGGAGTATAAGACAATCCACCACCTGTGCACCACTCCAGCCAGCCAGGTCCTGCCTGTGGAACTGCAGCTGGTGTCCAGGGTCTGTCACACGTCCAGCCAGCTCAACGCAATACCTCAGActctccagcagagggcagcACTGAAACATAGCTCAGAGCAGCTGGACGCGCACAG GATTGTGAGTCAAGGTATTCCACTAGAGGCCCTCCTTGACACAGAGCAGGAGGactgtgtgtctcacctggatCCTGAGAACTCCCTGGCTCTGTCGGACTGGAAACGCATCGCTGAATATTACGTGGAGAGACCCCGCATCCTGATGCACGGACATGCT ACTCCAATGTGCGAACGTGAAATGAAAATGTTCTGGAGTCCGGCTCCACCCAAGTTCGGCTGTGCACCCATCTTCCTGAAGGACAAGCTCTTCCCCAAGTACCAG GCAGCTAGGTCAGGACTCTATGGTGATGAGTTTCTGTGTGAGCTGGAGGATTTGGCAGAGGCCCCTTCTGGCTCCCTCCACGCTGTGGAGCAGCACGGCACCTCTGTG gaaaatgtGCTGTGCCAGAAATCAAACTCAATGGTGGAACTAAGGGCAGATGAATCAACACAACCAGAGGGGTCTACTACAGCTCAG TTACAGCGCCCACGCTCAGCCCCACTCCTGAGCACCGGCACTGAGGACCCAGCAGGCCTCAGGATCAGGGCCGACTTCAGCCCCATCACTGCCGAGCTGGAGGGGATGCGGCAGCACAGACAGCCTCAGGCCACCAGGGAaacccagcagcagcaacagcagcagctgcagcagcagcagcaagccAGAGATCCTCCTCCAGcccaggcccaggcccaggcccaGCAAGCGGAGGCCTCTCAGAGGTCCGACAAGAAGGCGGAGGAGACACTTGGGTCAGCCCCTCACCTGGTCCAGGCCCAAAACCACCACCTCGGTGCACGGGGCAGGGTGCTGCTGGACGCCAGGCGCGGCAAGGCGAGCAAGGCAGGGAGGAAGCTGAGGCCCGCCAAGCTGGCAGAGGTCCTGAGCGAGCTGAAGGAGAAGCCTCGTACGCTGCTTAG GAGTGAGTCTGTTGGCCACCTGCCCCAGAGGGGTTTGTGCCGCGGGCAGTCGGGCAGCCTCCTGCGCTGGCCTAGCCTGCCGACCCAGCTGGACTTCCAGAGCTTCGCCAGCGAGCGCGGGGGCATCGCACCAGAGGTGGCGGCGCGCGAGTGGGTGCGGGACATCTGGGATGCCTGGTTCGACGAGCTCTTCCCGCCGCTGGCGGAGAGCGACAAGCACGGCGCAGCCATCGGCGGTGATCAGACGGAGAGCCCTGAGGAAGAGACCCGGGAGCTGGAGAAGGAGGACCTGTCGCTGAAGCTGGCCGACAGGGACGCTGTGGCCGACCTGCAGGCCAAAGTGGAGGCCCTGAGTCAGGCCATGGCCCAGCAGACGGCCGCCAGTGCCTTCGACATGTGCCGCCGTGGGGCGTTGTATAAGAAGCTTGGCCTCCTTAACCAGGCCTTGGAGGATCTGGACCAG GCCATATCCCTGGAGCCGGGCTTGCTGAATGCTTACTGGCACAGACACAGCATTTATCTGCTCAGAAATGACCACAGCAGTGCCCTGCAGGACCTCAACTTTATCATCAAGCACAATAAGAAGCACGCTG ATGCCTTTCAGTCCAGGGCTGAAATCTTCAGTGCCACTGGGCAGCACTTTCTGGCCATCATCAACTACACCCATGCCATCAGATGCAGGCCAGGAGATGATGAGATGTACTTCAGGAGGGCCCAGATGTACATGCAGACTGACGAGATAGTGCTGGCCATGGAAGACTATGTTAAA ACGCACATCATGAACCCCAAAAGGACAGACGCCCTGATGATCCACGGGCAGCACTACTTCCGGAACTCCAACTTGCTGGTGGCGCTCACGGACTTTACCTCGGTGCTGCGGCAGGAGCCGGGGAATGCTAAGGCCAG GACCTGCCGGGGCCAGATTTATGCCAAGCTGGGTCAATTTTACAATGCCGTGGAGGACTTCTCCCTGGCCGTCCACCTGAACCCCAACGACTGGCTGGCCTTCTACCACCGCGGCTGCCTGCTGCGCAAGAGACAGCCCGAGACAGCTCTCAGAGATCTGAGCACATCTG TGCTGATCAATGATGGCCAGGAGAACTTCAGCGCCCTCCTGCACCGAGGCCTGGTCTACTGTGACCTCAAGCTGTGGAAGCAGGCACTGGCTGACTTTGAAGCTGTGGTCAAACTGGACAG TTCTAGAGCTATAGCTCATGTGAACCTGGGCCTGATTTATATGCTGAAAATGGACCAACACCATGAGGCCATCCAGATGTTTACCAATGCGCTGAAAGTGAACCCCACCTACTACAGAGCTTACATCTGCCGTGCCAAGGCTTTCCACATT GTTGGCAATTTAAAGAGGGCGTTGAAGGACCTGACctgtgccacacacatcaaaccAGATGCCCAGCAGCTCTATATCCTGAG GGCACAGTACTTATGTGACATGGGATTGTTCAGCCTGGCAACCCGCTGTATTCAGTATGCAGCCGAGATGAACCAAG CTCTGGGGACGTCCCCATTGCAGCAAGCTGCTGTGCAGTCTTTCCTGGGGAACAACGACAAGGCCATCGCCTGCCTCACGCATGCTGTGGGGGAGAGCCGTCTCCCCGTCATCATCCTCCAGGGGAAGACGCAGATGAAGGCCAGCCTGTTCCCC GAGGCCGTGGAGAGCTTCAAAAAGGCGCTGCTGATTCTGGAGGGTCAGCAGGTGATGAGCTCGGAGGCTGCGCAGATCTACCACCTGATGGGGATGTGCTACATGGCGCAGGACCTCCTGCATCAG GCTTGTGATGCGTTCAGCAATGCGGTGAAGATCAACCCAGATTACGCCGAAGCCTACCATCAGCGTGGCCTGTGCCGCATGCGGCTCAACCAGAGCAAGAGTGTTCAGGACCTCAACCGGGCGCTGTCCCTCAACCCCAACTTCTTCCAG GTGTATCTGAGTCGTGCAACCTTCTATGGGAGCAGAGGCAGATATTCAAAGGCCATTCTGAACTGCAACGAGGCTATTAAGGTGCAGCCGAACAGTGTGAGGGCGTATCTGTACAGGGGTGCTTTCAAATACTTCTTGAAG GTATACCAAGGAGCAGTGGAGGACCTGACCACAGTCATCAAACTGGCCAACACCTGCTCTTTTGCATACTACAATCGAGCCGTGTGCTATCACCAGATGAAGGAATACGAGCTG GCCCTGCGAGACTACAGCATTGTCCTGCTTCTCCCTGAGCAGAGAGAGATCAGCCTTAAAGTATTGATCAACCGCGGCCTTCTCTATGTGGAACTTAATGATCATCACAATGCCTTGGCG GATTTCATAAAAGCCTCAGAGAGAAAACCAAAGGACTCAGCCATCCACCATGCCCTGGGAGTGTACCACCACAG GCTGGGCCAGCTGAAGGAGGCTGTGGAGGCCTACACCGAGGCCATGCGGCTCAGCCCCTTCTCCCTGGACGCCTACGTCGGCCGCGGCAGTGTCTACATGGATTATGGCCACGCGCAGGCCAACAAGCAGGCCCAGAGGGACTTCCTGTCTGCCCTACACCTCAATCCACTCTGCCTCAATGCCCGCATATGCCTGGGGTACAACTTTCAG GTTTTTGGATGTTTCCAGAAGGCCTGGAATCAGTTCACCATTGCCTTGGAAATCAGCCCCTCAAGCTGGGCCGCCTATGAAGGCAGGGCTGTGGTCAGCCTGCAGATGGGGAATCTCTACGCCGCTTTCCAGGACATCAGCAAAGCACTGAGG CACAACCCGCTGCACGACCAGCTCCTCACCAATCGCGGCGTGATCAGCCAGTATCTAGGCGACAAATCCACTGCCATGAAGGACTACCAGAAGGCCATATGCGTGAACCCCAGCTACTCTTTGGCTTACTTCAATGCCGCAAACCTCTACTTTTTCAACAGGCAATTTGAACAG